The DNA window CATTGGAATGAAGATAaacaatcaaaacacttttttaCAACTCTTGACCTCCactcaatattttgttttcctgaCAAAAGTAGTAATCCATGCTATTAACACGAGTGGAGACATTAGATCCGCGTCACTTATTGTATAGAACCCAGCGTTTTCAACAGATAAAGGTTACAGATTGCAGGATTCTTTCATCTCAAGTGCCTCTTCTATGATGATGATTAATCCATAATATCATTTCTATTTGGACTATTTCTGTACAATTTCCAAATACAAACGAAGTTGATGTCCAAATCGACATTAAGAAAGGAAAGGGAATCCCTCCACTATTCTCAATTTTTGAACAATGGAGAGGAGAATATTAATCATATAACATTTAGACACAGACAAAATTCATGTCAAGATCgacattaaaattgaaaagagaataCCGCCCCACCCTACCCGTCCGACTTTTCCCAGAGGAAACTGGGAGAAATGAAAATGGGGAGTTACTCAAGAGGGTGTCTTCCTATTCCTCAAGTCACAGAATAATTTTTGTGATTTCTCAATCTACTAGCAGACATACACAAGCATAGCTCTGAGGGCTTGTgatattgaaaatattcatttgtATGGAGGTTTTGTTGCAACAAATGCTGATATTGTTGTCTGagaatcaagtaaaaaaaggaGAGGCCTTTTGCCTTCAAGATGAGACAGTCAATCCTATGTTTATTGTAACTACAATCATCACGTCCCCATGGAagtcttaatttatatttcttgtAGTATCAATTGCTTACATGTAtcactattttatttatatataatatatttaattttattaaataaaaatattatttatttttaatatttatttatatttaatttataaatttaataattgataaataaatctaaagtaaaattaaatttcgtagaacaaaaaatattttgcaaagaaaattataaagatattataattataaaatttatattacatcaaaatattgctcctaaatatttttggttaatGCTCTTTTAATACTAGATATTTATCAAAGCCATAGAGACTAGTACATATTATGTATTTTCCTTTATAAGAGGAAGCAGTTGTTCTCGTAAACTGAGATATAAGAGatatctagaactaatatgtagataTTTGTCATAAGACATATGTACTACTGAACTGACCCGAAAaagaatttcatatgaagaaaTCACATGtgtctatggaaagactcacGTGGTGGtcgtgtaagtgatccttagacttaaGATTATTaagttagaaattaaactggaataattaatcaaatgtgacttgattgaaaataattttaaaaattaagcactaaaatatatttaattcagAGATTATAATTCTAGTCTTAGAATAATCAAGTAtggatttgatttattgaatttctaaaattatccttaaataatatatggatattatttaaggaacaaataaatattttgttatttatagagtttttaggATTCCCtatagatataaaattatgctttttattttaaagaggttatctattagataaaaaaatcatgtatgtCATATAATAAAGAGTTAACACTCTAAACataataatttctcttttctaaataGAGATTTAGGAGATTTCTTATTGGTTTTTCATGTGGATTACTATTAGAGACCAGATAATTGGATGGCTTGTTGTTTGCAACAACTCagcctttaaaaaattattaaaaatcaaagaagattaAATCTTTAGGTAATAAATATCTAAACAACTCTACATCTATTTAACAAGATATTATAAACTCATAAATATTTGCGTGTATGGATTTCAAGAACCTCACACGAAGGGCATTAAACACTAGTTGCTAAAAGACTGCAGCACTGAACTCTGCCGATTTTGCAACCAAACAAGCTGCAGCACTGAGCACTAGTCAATCCTATGTTCTTTTCAACAAGCCAGCTAGAAATATTAATAGTAGCAGCAAGCAAAGACCGGGGAAAAAATCATTCACAGGCATAGGGATTTAATTGATAAGCAATTAAAATTGGAAAGAACTATCTATTCTACTGCTTTATGTCAGAAACTCCAGACCAAGTTGCTCAAGCTTCCATTTGACGAATGACAATAAGAaagtattgtttttcttttgaattgctACAACTATGAGCAGAACAAAAGAGGAGTGCGATCATCATAACATTGTAAGAAGACAACAAGTTGTAAAATCGCTGCAGCTAATTCCATTGCAGGGTACATCTGATCGTATCATCCGCCGACCAGTAACTAGAAAAGGAAAATCCCACTTGccgcacttgagggtctagctgctgtggtcaaccgtgtgacttgttctgcccccgtcccgggttcgaccctctatgtgcacgcctgtcacccccgcggtgccttacctgctcctgggcttgcaggatgtccagtggaccgtggggaatagtcgtggtgcgcgtaagctggcccggacaccccacgtaaatcaaaaaaaaaaaaaatcccacttgccaatgataaaaatcaagaaaattgttCGGCTAAGAAAATAAAGAGCCTGTCCTTCGATACTGATTCTTCCCTTTCACTCTCTACTCCATCTTGTGGCTCCTAAGTGGACGAGTCACGCTATATTCTGCTCTTTTGGAAGATATATTCTCCCACTGTCTTACCCCACTACTCTCCCCTGCTTATAAGTAGCTCCCTCAGTGATGCCTTCACCATACCATCCCTTTACTTCCAATTCATCTTCCTCCCCACTTAACAGAccatcttttcccttttttctcttttgtggAGTTCAAGCATGTCAGGGTTCTGAACTAGTTCCTCGCTTTTTTCCCAGTCAATCCTCCAAAACCTGTCAACACCCTTTACCTCCAGTAGTTTCAGGACTGCACACAATTTTTCACTGATGTCTTCCAATTCTCTCACCTCTTGGACACCTAAGCAAAACAAACTATTCGAAAAGGCCCTGGCTTTACATGACAAGGACACCCCTGACCGCTGGCATAATGTTGCCAAAGCTGTGGGTGGGAAATCTGCAGAGGAAGTGAAGAGGCACTATGAGATTCTCATCAAGGATGTCAGGGAAATTGAGTCTGGCAGAGTTCCATTCCCTAATTACAGGTCAAGTGGAAACGGCAACTAAGGCATTGGTAACCAAGCACGAGGTAATGCTCTCATCACAGCTTGTATTCCTTGTTTCAAGCATCATTGTAATGTTGCTCTTAAGATTAATGTCATATACAAGTATTAAAGCATCATTTAAGCCAGGATACAGGCAACGTAGATTTCTGATCTTTCAGGACAAATTCCATGGGAATGGTCAATCAAATTCTGCACCGTCATTCGCCTAACCATCAAAGTAAATTCTTGGCATTATGGGACCTCGGAATAATCCAAGAAAGTGAGGATGGAAAACTCATAAAGTGTCAGATTTATGTGGTCCATCAACTTTTCCAGCTGATCATTAGGCCAACATCCAGTTCACCTAACTGCTTACCATATATACAATTGAAAAGGCTATGCCTGACCACCATCTGTTCAACTTCTTATTCTGTCTCCAAGCCAAAGATAGCCCACTCGAGATCCAATCCTACATAACATGCAATGTCCTAAGCTTTCTGGTTCAAACAATTCCATTCGAGATCTAAGACTTTGgcctttcatttttcattttcatcaaggATTCTCTTGCCAAGCAAAACCAGTCGTTTATTCAGATCTTTCAATTCTTTATTATGCATCACACTGTCGTTATTCATGTTCAGTGTTTTTCCAACCTGCCTGGAACTTCTAACTGCTTCATTACCTGAACTATCATTATATATAACCAAACCCATGACTTGGATTTTGAGCTTTCTGTGGTCTAAGATTTCTCACCCCCTACGGTCTTCCTTGCAGGTTCAAAAGGTACCAAAAGCTACAGCAAATTACAAGATGCAGCTTAGAAACTAGTTTTAAGTTGTTGAATACACTACTTGTCCACCACTACTATTTGCAAAAAAAAGTGTTGGAAAAGACACATTGTCCACCAAGTTAATATTTTCCTGTTATTAGTTTATCCTATATGTTGTAACCCTCCTTGTAGAATTAAATCAGTGTAATGAGTTTCCTATATGAGCAAAGTTCATCAGAAAAGTGCAGGAAAGAGCAGAGAACCCCCATTATGCAGGAAATATACTGAAGAAACCCTCCAAGAATTACCATTTACCTCGTGCTCTCTAAACTTTATCTAAAAAAGCCAAGAAAATGGACCAGTAAAACATACATAAGCATGGATTTAGCTCAATCATTAATGGCTTCAAATCAAACTGTCACAGCATATAAATATAATGGACGAACAACAATATATTGACAACCAAGCACCAGGACATGGTAACAGGCCAAGTGCCCTATCCTCTTCAGAAGGCCAGCTTAGACTCTCAATACCAATGACTTCAATGCAATCCTTTTTCTTTACTGGATGATTGATTCTCTAAACAAGCATTGCAGaagaaaatactaaataataaaattcaattcaatattttcacTAAAGCCAAAGGAGCGAAACAGGATTGCATAAACAGTGCAGTCCCCTCCTCAAGTTAATTGCTAATTCATAACACTGTTGTATAATAACGCAATTGGACATCATAAGATTGCATCGTCGAACACAGTGAGTTAAACAGAAGTACATGAAAAACTGGtaataaagaaggaaagaaaagtaaCGAAATTAAGAAGACTGAAGAAAATTGAACACCCATTAACGTGATCTTTCGTCCTGGTTCGTGGAGTAACAGAAAcattttgaaagttttgaacttttttcatttttttgttattttaaaattttgaactcTGAAGAATtcctattcttaaaaaaaaaaaaaaacagggtttTGTCCCCCAATTCGATTGGCATATTGTCAGGATTAAATCTGTAAACCATCCCCAATCCCAATATTATTATCGTgctataataaattaatcacttcaaaattttgttatcgtgctataataaattttgtaaaactaattaattactccaaaattatacaatttatgAGCCATATAGGTCTGTTTCGCAGTGTAGTTccggttactttttaaagtatttttcgtgctgaaatatattaaaatgatatatttttttattttttaaaaatcatttttgaaattagtgcatcaaaacaatccaaaatatataaaaaaaactaatttttaataaaaaaataaatttttaaaaacacgagtCACTCGCATTTCCAAACAGGCTAATAATACAATAGTCAATAGCAATTCAATAAGTATTACccctgaaaataatattattcaattccCGACattatgaaatgttaatggCTTGGtgtcataacaaaattatcttatcatgttagaatttaactaattatacataagataataataaatgatcaaatataaatttgacaaaaaaatattttatcattctataaattttaaatgaattgatagaatattttaggaaatataataaagtataaacttattattttatcattatataaaCTTATTCGGGAAGAAAAAGCAAATGTTTTTAACTTATCTTGTTTAATAtaactttacatttttttttaactaaatttgtTACAAAGTTAAGTCAAAATTTCTattaaagttataatttttaagttttaatttatgaattctaacttatattacattttaaaaaatatacattttttgagttatttttatcaaatatacttataatatgaattattttaacatatttctcttacaagtttttttataaaaaataaattttaaattatgactcaaaatcaaaagttatttttgacaAGTAATCCTAAACAtacccttatatatatatatatatatataaaatgataaaattgtaatCTTAATTCATTTTCTGATTTTAAAACAAGATACGACCCTCCTTTTCATCGTTTTGGCACCGCAATCACTAGATTCCTCTCCACGCAGGCATTCCTTAAACCCTCCTCCTTTCCCTAGCAGCAACTAACCAGACGTGTTCCTTTAAACCCTAGCTAACCCTAAAACCCCAAAAGAACCCACATGAACTCTCATCCAATCCATCAAATCAATCCCTAATTCAACTTCTCCCTTTTACTCATGTCCGCTTCCAGATTATCTGTCGCGGCTGtcgcggcggcggcggcggcagtCTCGACGTTTCAAAGCCGTGCGTATGCCGACTCCTCATTTCGCTTCAATCCTTTCTCATCCTCTCCTTCACAGAAACAGCAACAGCAGCAAGAAGAGGATCAAACTGCGAACCCGAAATCCGATGCAAAACCCGAACCTGAAGAAACGAAAGGGGCGGGTTTTGACCCGGAGGCTTTAGAGAGAGGAGCTAAAGCTCTTCGTGAAATCAATAGCTCTCCACACGCTAAacaggttttgatttttatccaatttcaatttcaaatttttattcattgtttttaaatttggggagttgaaatgattttgtttttagtttagagttaattaatttgttaaattgaaatttagaaACCTTAGActgtttttttagtgatttttgaATTGCTGAGGTGGGTTTTTATGATGTTTGTGCTTTTTTAGGTGTTTGATGTTATGAGGAAGCAAGAGCAGTCACGATTGGCGGAAGTGGCAGCGGAGAAATCTCATTACGAAGTAATTCAAGCTCAAATTGATATTGTGAGTGATAAATTATCTTGCACGCATGTGTTTTCGATGTTTGCTGTACTTATTGGGTTCCTTTTTAATGTGTCTGTGTTGCAATTTATGTGGTGATGGATTGATGTGTTAAAGGGGATTATGTTTTTTGTCTCTTGGTTTTTGCTTAGATCTAAATACGTCTTTGGTGTTAATTGTTAGCAAGGGTTATTGTTTTGTTGCCAAAAGGGTATGGTATAATGTGGAAATTTGTTGCCAGTTTTGGCTTATGCTGTGAGTTTATGTACTGGCAGGACAGGCAGCGAAAATTGCATGAAGAACAAAGAAATCTGATTCAGCAGCAAGCACAGGCGAAGGCACAAATGTTGCGTTACGAGGATGAATTGGCGAGAAAAAGAATGCAGGTTGGGATAGCCTCTCATTCTTAGTTCAAAGAAAGTTTTGGgatttcatttaaaagtttcTTGCATTTTCAGTTGATATATGAAAAACATCCTTGCCTGGGAAGTTAATGTCACCGAATTGCTGCGGATCTGACTTGTATGTTCTTGTTTGGGAAAAATCAGTCAAGGACACAAGCAAGTTTAGATAGTGTAGCTCACTcgtttaaatttcttttatattttcttgaacTAACTGAAATTAACTATTTACTTAAATTCATTTGTTTCGGTCAGTTTGAAATAGTTAGCTAACTTATTACTTGCCAAGCAAGGTACATTTACTATTTGCTTGTTGTCATGTTTGCAGACAGATCATGAAGCTCAGAAGCGACATAATGTTGAATTGGTTAAGATGCAAGAGGAGTCTTCCATACGAAAAGAACAAGCAAGACGGGCTACTGAGGAGCAGATCCAGGCTCAACAACGTCAGACTGAGAAAGAGAGAGCCGAAATAGAACGGGAAACAATACGAGTTAAAGCCATGGCTGAGGCTGAAGGTCGGGCCCATGAGGCGAAATTGACGGAGGAACATAACAGACGAATGCTAGTTGAACGGATAAATGGCGAAAGAGAAAAATGGCTTGCTGCAATTAATACAACCTTCAGTCACATTGAAGGTAAACTGCTGGTTAGCATGTTTCTCAACTAATGGTTGTCTCAGTTACAGGGCTGATCTGATGAAAATGAGTACATACACTGGATGAAAAATGGTTGGTCACGTGTGGAATTAGATACTTGTTCAAAAGTTTACAAAACCACAGATGAATCACGGGGTTTTCCTTACAACAGCTGAAATGGATGTTATATTGTGATATTGCTCTTGCCTCTTGCTTTAGTTTAATGCATTCTTGTAACTTAAAAATCTTGGCATGTTTGTTGGATggtatttaatttttggatataaattgCTTCTACAGGTGGTTTCAGGACTTTATTAACTGATCGAAATAAGTTGATTATGACTGTTGGAGGAGCTACTGCATTGGCTGCAGGAATTTACACAACTAGGTTTCTATAATGCCTTTTTCTCTGCATCTGCTCTGTTTTCATTCACTTAGTAAGAATATACTCTTGGAAGTTTTTTGCTGTGTTTCTTCTTAAAAAGGCATGATGCTTTGGACTGTGTCCGGAGCTAAGAGCTTCATTTGACACAAGAGTGCTATTTGGGTTTCTTTGGAGGATGCTAATTAAACTCAAGGCATGTTGGAAAGTAGATAGGAATAGGATATATAAAATGATCACAGGAATATCACTTCCTATCACCACACGATCACTCTCCTCTCCAAGTTCATCTCAACATCACCCTCACCACTACCACCCTGCAACATGCCATGATGCTACTCATTTTCCACTTTGTTGCAGGCACTTCTTGAAATGTGTCTCTAAAgctgaatttatttattgggGTCTTCTATACATTGATTACTGACATAATTCTGTTAAGGACATGGCTGAATTGATAGGTCAATTCTGTCAGATACTCCATCTAACAATGCCCTGGTTGTCTGTATTGTTTCTACAGAGAAGGTTCTAGAGTTATATGGGGTTATATCAACAGGATATTGGGGCAACCCTCTCTGATCCGAGAATCATCCATGTCTAGATTGCCTTTTTCTAGGGTAATATCTCAAGCGAAAAATAAAGCTATGAAATACAGTACAGCAGCTGGGACAGCATCTCCTTTGGAAAGTAAGAATGGTTTCAGAAACATTATCCTCCATCCATCATTGCATAGGAGAATAGAGCACCTTGCAAGAGCTACGGCAAACACCAAAACTCACCAGGCACCCTTTCGCAATATGATGTTTTATGGACCTCCTGGCACTGGTAAAACTATGGTTGCAAGGGAGATAGCTAGAAAATCGGTATGGCTTTAACTCATTGCTTTCTTCCATTTGCTTTTAGAACCAACAAGtagttatttactttttataagtgATCTGTTGGTTTCTGGTCCCCGAACCTTTTGGTGGATGTGTAATCTCCGGGATACTTTAAATTGTCGAGGAACCATTCTTGTGTAGAAACCATATAATTCATACTAACATGTGTTCAGATGCTGAATTGAGTGATTTCTTCATCCATTTGACAGATTGAAACTGGAAAAAGGATATAAAGAACATTCTGAAGTATGCATATTGTGAATAGGATGCTTGGCTCAAATCTACTTGATCATTGgactttttaaatacaaaataaaccaTAAGACATGCTTTGCTAGGATCTTATCACTCTTGGCACTAGTTTCAGGTTTATATTTTCAGGGAGCAGGTCTCTAGGCTTTGAAGCACCTCTGTTTCCTTTTCTGTTCATCGTTTCGTTCTTTTTTTATGTGGCAAACTTCTGTTTCCAAATTTTCTTGTCACTCTTTAATCTCTGATCTTCTTGCACAGGGTTTGGATTATGCCATGATGACAGGAGGAGATGTTGCACCTCTGGGGGCAGAAGCTGTTACTAAAATCCATGAGATATTTGATTGGGCTAAGAAGTCAAAGAAAGGCTTACTGCTTTTCATTGATGAGGCAGATGCTTTCCTAAGCGAGTAAGTTAACCTCATCTTGGTGCATTAAGTTCTAGGTATATTTGCATATTGCagattatttattgaaataaagtgATACTCTTGTTTATAGATGGTGTGTAATCTTGCATGTAGAGATAATGTGATGCATGATAAAGGTTTCGTGGCACTCTGAGTTTGACTTGCACTTGCAATCATTTCACCCTTTTGaaacaattatcaaaataatatttggttTTCTAAAGCATGTTGAATTTGCTGAAATAGTTCGGAACAATGCTATTTCTTGTTGTGGGATGCAGAATTTAGATTTTTGCTTTGCCTTTTtggtttcaagttaatttttggTAATCAGGCTGATAGTGCTATTATTGATCTAACTCAGGCGTAACAGTACACATATGAGTGAAGCTCAGCGAAGTGCTCTAAATGCATTGCTCTTCCGAACTGGGGATCAATCAAGGGACATAGTTCTTGTCCTTGCCACAAACAGGCCAGGTGATCTTGATAGTGCTGTTACTGACCGTATCGACGAAGTGATTGAGTTCCCGCTACCTGGAGAGGAGGAGCGTTTTGAACTGCTCAACCTGTATTTGAGGAACTACCTTTCTAATGAAGGGGACAGTGGGTCCAGTAAGGGATCTTTGTTCAAGAAGAAGAcacaaaaaataaccataaaagaTATCTCTGAAGATGTGATCCGAGAGGCTGCTAAGAAAACAGAAGGGTTCTCTGGTCGTGAGATAGCGAAACTCATGGCTGGTGTCCAAGCAGCTGTCTATGGACGCCCTGATTGTGATTGTGTATTGGATTCACAGCTATTTAGGGAGATTGTAGATTACAAGGTTGCGGAGCATCACCAGCGGCTAAAACTGGCAGCAGAAGGTGACCACCCAGTTTAGCCGGGGAATACATTCTTCAGAATTTATTTACCTTATTTATCCCAAATATTTAATGGGAATTTTGTTCCTCTAAATCTTTTAATACCccagatattatttatatcatttccCTTGGTCGATACATCAGAATTCTTTCAGAATCTTTTACTGTCTTATTATTTATACTAGTGATTGTTTGCCAAGTAGAAAAACCAAGTCTGAAATGGTTTACATTGTCCAATTCATCTCAAATTAACCTTACCTTGATAATGGTGTTGATTTTTGAGGAGGTAAGAATCACACATTTGAAAGATGTTGGATACTCGAGCAACTAATACTCCCTCGAATGGCTGACTCTCAAGTCTCATCACACATTAGAAAGATGTTTGAGGCTCTTCCTCTTACGATGATAGGTGGCTGAAGatttagagaaaaaatgaactacAACATAAATAAGAAAGAATGATGGAAGATTACCATCACAAATATTGCCCGGTCGAAAGCACAACAAATAGAAGCCAAAGGTTGATAATTGCACGTGGagcaaattcaaaaaacagcCAACGTCCCAGCTTTTTTTAGACCGTTCATGGAGAGTTCGTTGTCCCCATGCTCCGGGCAGCGAGGACCAGGGATCCCCTTTTACTTTTTTCAAGGAGCAAGACTCACTCGTAGAAAAATCAGTTTGGAGCTTGCGCCCACACCTATGGTCCATCCTACCACAAAAATTGCATGCaaaaaggcaaataaaaaatagataaaataacaaaaaccagGTTGCATAAACGGTGGCCAACTGTAACCTGTCTTAAAGAACACATGGCATCATAGCAGGAAGAATCGTCCCCTACTCACGACACGCACTCCCTTTGCTGCCACGTTTCGACACCAACAGTTTCTCCGTTCCTACCATCCTACTTTAATTAGACCTCCATAATTCGCATAAGAATGACCAACAGCACAGTTACATTGTACGATCTTGACTTTTGTGCTTGAATTCCAACTTGGGTTTTGGTTGTTTGTGACATACAAAAGTTTAAAAACACTTCTGTTTTGGAAGAAAAAGAGGAGATATGGAGAAGAGAGTTGCGGTGATTATCATGGTGATGGTGCTATGGATGGAGGTGTCTTTGTGCTGGAGTACTAGTTATTCTACTGAGGATTTGGTGGAGAATACGAAGGAAAGAGTGAATTTGGCAGCGGAAGATGCAAGGATCAAGGCTGAAGAGATGAAGCATGGTGCGGCAGAAACCATGCAAGACGCCGAGGAGAAAGGAAAGGCTTGGACTGGTTCGGCGTATCAAAAGTTCACTGAGTAATCAATCTAACTTTCCCTTCATTTCTTCCTCAATATCTTACATACCATGTTGTATCTCTTTCTAATATCCAACCTTTTCTAACAATTTTAGCAACTCTTGtaaatgcttttgtttttgttttggatctagtattaatttttgaaagttgATGTCATTTTTCATGTTGATTGAAATGTAAATAAGGAATTCCATGCTAATTTTCAATAAGATACAAATGGCAATGGAATAGAATTGTTGTGTATGTTTGAACtctctaaattaaatttaatttagaaattttttaataaaatttaagcaTGAAAGTATAGAGAGTAAGGAATTGAAATTCAAACATAATTCAATCCTTTAATctacaatttcaaaaaaaaaaatttatattaaaattaacttttttaaaatactcatacctttaaatatataaaataaaatatggtgATAATGTGATGaaggtaatataaaaaataaaataaataaatttattaattaaatttaattatacaaaatgcGTTACAAATAacctattattaaaattttattaaaataattcaaaaggtGATTTCTTGCATTGTATTGAAGTTTAGATAAATGAGTcctgacattttatttttattcactaGATATGGGTGtaatttttgacaatttttgtTTGGTGATTGTAGGGGCACTAAATTTTTTACAAAGTGaaatgtaattattatatttaatgagataattataattatgatataattgagtgattaataaaattaattatctagTAACAAAATTTAGTAAAACAAGTCAAGTATCTCTATCATTATCCTTTGTGTTTTTGTAGTAATTTCTCATGGGATTATGGTATCTATCTTCATTTTCCATCTAAAACCATAAACAGTTATAGGCATGATAAATTAATGTAACTATTGAACAAATACAATGATTCTATATATGTCAAcaattcaattaacaaaaattagtgATTTAATTTCATAGTTTCACCATCCACTCATATCTCAAATGTaagaataaagaaagagagaaaaaaagaagaaaaaaggttcACTCCTTTATTTGCCTACTCTTGGCAAGCATGTTTggctaaatatttattatagctCATGGTCCACTCCTTTTTTATTCCTCTTGTGCTTGGCAGCCCCAGTAGAAGATCAAAGAACATGGCTTGTTTGAATGTTATAGAATCATCAATTATACTTTGTTAATTTTCCACACTAATGTTCTAATGGTATTAACAGTGGATTTggattcaatcaagaaaatgcaAGAGAGGGAGCTCAAAGTATAATGGATAGAGCTGGAGATGCTGCCTCAAAGACCACAGATACTATGAATTCTGTTGCATCTGGTAACTATTGCTCTTGTATGCCAATCCAAAACTTGGTTAATCTTCAAACAAGAATTTGTTTGCCCCTTGCTGATTCCCCTTCGATCTTTTTTTCAGAAACTTCAAGGTATGCCTCTCAAAAGGCTGGTGAGGCAGCAGACATGGCCTATGGGAAGGCGGGTGACATGAGGGACTTTGCTTCAGAGAAAGCCGATCAAGCCAAGCAAATGGCTTCCAATATTAAAGCTAGTGATGCCAGGGAAACATTGGCAGGAGCAATGGAATATGGAGGGGGTAAAATTGAGGGTGCCTATGATGAAGCTAATCAGAAGTGGAACATTGTTAAAGACAAGGTTTCAGATGGAGCAAACAATATGGAGGACACGATTGGTGGAGCTTTAGGATATGGAAAAGATAAAGCAGCAAATGCCTATGGTGATGCTAGCCAGAAAATGAACAGAGTCACAGATGAGGCTGATGATGCTAAAGAAAGAATGGGGGAATCAGTGGATTACGGAAAAAATAGAGCTGCTGATGCCTGTAACGAGGCTTCAAATATTGCATCAGATTGGGCTAGTGATGCCAATGAGGCCGTTTCAGGAGCAATGAGATATGGAAGAGACCGAGCTGCGGATACTTATGATGAAGTTAAGAAGTATGCGAAAGCGGACTCAAATATGGCTTCAAACAAG is part of the Populus trichocarpa isolate Nisqually-1 chromosome 7, P.trichocarpa_v4.1, whole genome shotgun sequence genome and encodes:
- the LOC7480131 gene encoding uncharacterized protein LOC7480131, which gives rise to MSASRLSVAAVAAAAAAVSTFQSRAYADSSFRFNPFSSSPSQKQQQQQEEDQTANPKSDAKPEPEETKGAGFDPEALERGAKALREINSSPHAKQVFDVMRKQEQSRLAEVAAEKSHYEVIQAQIDIDRQRKLHEEQRNLIQQQAQAKAQMLRYEDELARKRMQTDHEAQKRHNVELVKMQEESSIRKEQARRATEEQIQAQQRQTEKERAEIERETIRVKAMAEAEGRAHEAKLTEEHNRRMLVERINGEREKWLAAINTTFSHIEGGFRTLLTDRNKLIMTVGGATALAAGIYTTREGSRVIWGYINRILGQPSLIRESSMSRLPFSRVISQAKNKAMKYSTAAGTASPLESKNGFRNIILHPSLHRRIEHLARATANTKTHQAPFRNMMFYGPPGTGKTMVAREIARKSGLDYAMMTGGDVAPLGAEAVTKIHEIFDWAKKSKKGLLLFIDEADAFLSERNSTHMSEAQRSALNALLFRTGDQSRDIVLVLATNRPGDLDSAVTDRIDEVIEFPLPGEEERFELLNLYLRNYLSNEGDSGSSKGSLFKKKTQKITIKDISEDVIREAAKKTEGFSGREIAKLMAGVQAAVYGRPDCDCVLDSQLFREIVDYKVAEHHQRLKLAAEGDHPV
- the LOC7480132 gene encoding protein RADIALIS-like 3, producing MSSNSLTSWTPKQNKLFEKALALHDKDTPDRWHNVAKAVGGKSAEEVKRHYEILIKDVREIESGRVPFPNYRSSGNGN
- the LOC7473188 gene encoding embryonic protein DC-8 — encoded protein: MEKRVAVIIMVMVLWMEVSLCWSTSYSTEDLVENTKERVNLAAEDARIKAEEMKHGAAETMQDAEEKGKAWTGSAYQKFTDGFGFNQENAREGAQSIMDRAGDAASKTTDTMNSVASETSRYASQKAGEAADMAYGKAGDMRDFASEKADQAKQMASNIKASDARETLAGAMEYGGGKIEGAYDEANQKWNIVKDKVSDGANNMEDTIGGALGYGKDKAANAYGDASQKMNRVTDEADDAKERMGESVDYGKNRAADACNEASNIASDWASDANEAVSGAMRYGRDRAADTYDEVKKYAKADSNMASNKTGDVKDTISEAMWYGHEKVTDAYDVAKEEIYRTSNIASEKASKAKEAAAGAMEYGGDGERDAFDETKNKIEEAYVSAKDTMTDQAKANYEAAKETLSKATGDLGDI